One Bacillota bacterium genomic window carries:
- a CDS encoding histidine phosphatase family protein, with amino-acid sequence MSKPEMISGIIPGYEIDESRIDEGEIDGCRMDKGRALRIIVIRHGQTDWNREGRYLGHTDMPLNEEGRRQAQEAADHLKAEHFAAIYASDLRRTMETAWIIARPHGLTVNPVPGLREMNFGAWDGLTYEEIIGGYGDMARRWFDDPTAVTPPGGESVVQVWSRVVNALDTVYESEIRSRASGTVAIVTHGGPIRVVRCLLEHRSPADLWKVRHAAHGTIAGTFLIEPSLRLSELPSCLAQARV; translated from the coding sequence ATGTCTAAACCAGAAATGATATCAGGAATAATACCTGGATATGAGATAGATGAGAGCAGAATAGATGAGGGCGAAATAGATGGATGCAGGATGGATAAGGGCAGAGCGTTGAGGATAATCGTTATCCGTCATGGCCAGACTGACTGGAATAGGGAGGGCAGGTACCTCGGGCATACGGATATGCCCCTGAACGAGGAGGGGAGACGGCAGGCCCAGGAGGCGGCAGATCATCTCAAAGCGGAGCATTTCGCAGCTATCTACGCCAGCGATCTCAGGAGGACAATGGAAACGGCCTGGATCATAGCCAGGCCGCACGGGCTCACGGTCAATCCGGTCCCCGGCCTCAGGGAGATGAATTTCGGTGCGTGGGACGGTCTTACCTACGAGGAAATTATAGGCGGGTATGGAGACATGGCGCGTAGGTGGTTTGATGATCCTACAGCCGTCACGCCTCCAGGGGGCGAGAGCGTGGTCCAGGTCTGGAGCCGGGTGGTTAATGCCCTCGATACCGTCTATGAATCTGAAATCAGATCTCGCGCATCAGGCACGGTCGCCATCGTCACGCACGGCGGCCCGATCCGGGTGGTCAGGTGCCTTCTCGAACACAGGAGCCCCGCAGACCTGTGGAAGGTCAGGCACGCTGCGCACGGAACCATCGCAGGGACGTTTCTGATAGAGCCGTCTCTCAGGCTCAGTGAGTTGCCGTCCTGCCTGGCCCAGGCCCGAGTTTAG
- a CDS encoding GntR family transcriptional regulator has protein sequence MAGRSIEESNPLPLYHQLKELLRSQIEGGEFPVGARLPSEVEIAEEYKISRSTVRLAILDLVREGLLYRKQGKGTFVANPKITRGMPGVTSFTEDMKARGLKPGARVLKFEIAVPPQRVAVSLRLRDKEEAARIERQMLADDEPIAFHISYLPLSVWNAINIKPEDLNDQSLFWCLENRARIVLDEGLETIEVGIADAYVASILGIKKGSPVLLLEHLVSSVDGEPVEFATNFYRGDRYKYYIKHKRQRISFMRR, from the coding sequence TTGGCAGGGCGGTCAATAGAAGAATCGAACCCGTTACCCCTTTATCACCAGCTCAAGGAGCTCCTAAGATCCCAAATTGAAGGGGGTGAGTTCCCTGTCGGTGCTCGCCTGCCGAGCGAGGTGGAGATTGCTGAGGAATATAAGATCAGCCGCTCTACAGTCCGGCTCGCCATCCTCGATCTCGTGCGCGAGGGCCTTCTCTATCGCAAGCAGGGCAAAGGGACTTTTGTCGCCAATCCCAAGATAACGCGGGGAATGCCTGGCGTAACAAGTTTTACTGAGGACATGAAAGCCAGGGGCCTAAAGCCTGGAGCCAGGGTCTTGAAGTTTGAGATTGCAGTCCCGCCTCAGAGGGTTGCGGTGAGCCTCAGGTTGAGGGATAAAGAGGAAGCGGCAAGGATTGAACGCCAGATGTTGGCAGATGATGAACCGATCGCCTTTCATATTTCCTACTTGCCTCTTTCAGTATGGAATGCCATAAACATAAAACCCGAGGACCTGAATGACCAGTCGCTGTTCTGGTGCCTCGAGAATAGAGCGAGAATCGTGCTGGATGAAGGCCTGGAAACCATCGAAGTTGGGATTGCAGATGCCTATGTTGCATCGATTTTAGGGATCAAGAAGGGTAGTCCGGTGCTGCTCCTCGAACACCTGGTATCTTCGGTTGATGGGGAACCAGTGGAGTTTGCGACCAACTTTTATCGCGGGGACAGGTATAAGTATTACATAAAGCATAAACGCCAGAGGATCTCGTTTATGAGGAGGTAA
- a CDS encoding sugar ABC transporter ATP-binding protein, which produces MRNVNKKFPGVIALQDVSFALRRGEVHVLLGENGAGKSTLMKILSGAYPMDSGEIFVKGKRVEIKRPQDAQDRGISIIHQEFNLVPHLSIAQNIFLGREPVEGRLIKTIAWQEMYRKTAEILGRFDINVSPRTPVRELGVAMQQMVEIAKALSVNAEIVVMDEPTAALTTAETEKLFQVIKALKAQGVSIIYISHRLEELSKIGDVATVLRDGHNVGTVDLKNTDTDTLVRMMVGRSLTDMFPKESVPRGKEALRVENLCGKGINGISFTAHEGEVLGLAGIVGCGRTELARAIFGADPISAGKVYVDGREVSILSPRQAIKAGIAYLTEDRGREGLILGLPVRENIGLPVLDTICRAGIVNSRRKSALAASFVKSLGIKTPRLSTPARSLSGGNQQKVVLAKWLATRARVIIFDEPTRGIDVGAKWEIYQLMNELVKQGTSVIMISSDLREILGMSDRILVMREGCITGEFDRSEATQENILYCAAGGKSGVNQ; this is translated from the coding sequence ATGCGGAATGTCAACAAGAAATTCCCCGGCGTTATCGCCCTCCAGGATGTTAGCTTCGCCCTGAGGAGGGGCGAGGTCCATGTGCTTCTGGGCGAAAATGGCGCAGGGAAATCCACTTTGATGAAGATCCTCAGCGGGGCCTACCCGATGGATTCCGGGGAGATCTTTGTAAAAGGAAAACGGGTGGAGATCAAGAGGCCCCAGGATGCGCAGGATCGCGGGATCAGCATAATCCACCAGGAGTTTAACCTGGTCCCTCACCTTAGCATTGCCCAGAACATCTTCCTGGGCAGGGAGCCTGTGGAGGGGCGCCTTATCAAGACCATTGCATGGCAGGAGATGTATAGAAAAACTGCCGAAATTCTCGGTCGTTTTGATATAAACGTATCGCCACGCACCCCTGTGAGGGAGCTGGGTGTGGCGATGCAGCAGATGGTCGAGATAGCCAAGGCGCTCTCAGTCAACGCCGAAATCGTCGTCATGGATGAACCGACAGCTGCCCTCACTACGGCGGAAACAGAGAAGCTTTTCCAGGTTATAAAGGCGTTAAAGGCCCAGGGTGTGAGCATTATCTACATTTCGCATCGGTTGGAGGAGCTCTCGAAGATTGGCGATGTAGCTACTGTGCTCCGGGATGGGCACAATGTCGGCACGGTAGATCTCAAAAATACGGATACCGACACCCTTGTGCGCATGATGGTGGGGAGAAGCCTTACGGATATGTTTCCCAAGGAGAGCGTCCCACGGGGCAAAGAGGCCCTCAGGGTCGAGAACCTGTGCGGCAAAGGGATCAATGGTATTTCTTTCACGGCGCACGAGGGGGAAGTCCTGGGCCTTGCAGGGATCGTGGGGTGCGGGCGCACAGAGCTCGCCCGGGCCATCTTTGGTGCGGACCCCATATCCGCCGGCAAGGTGTATGTAGATGGGCGTGAGGTATCGATATTATCTCCCAGGCAGGCGATAAAGGCTGGTATCGCCTACCTTACTGAGGATAGGGGCAGGGAGGGGCTTATCCTCGGCCTGCCGGTTCGCGAGAATATAGGGCTTCCGGTGCTGGATACTATTTGCCGGGCTGGCATCGTGAATTCCAGGCGCAAGTCAGCGCTCGCTGCCAGCTTTGTGAAGAGCCTTGGCATAAAGACTCCCAGGCTCTCCACCCCGGCCCGGTCGCTCAGCGGCGGCAACCAGCAAAAGGTGGTGCTTGCCAAGTGGCTCGCCACGAGGGCAAGGGTCATCATTTTCGATGAGCCCACTCGGGGCATAGATGTTGGGGCTAAATGGGAGATATATCAACTCATGAACGAGCTGGTTAAGCAGGGCACGTCGGTCATTATGATCTCTTCGGATCTCCGGGAGATCCTGGGGATGAGCGATCGCATCCTGGTTATGCGAGAGGGATGCATCACCGGAGAGTTCGATAGAAGCGAAGCTACCCAGGAGAATATCCTATATTGCGCGGCGGGGGGTAAAAGTGGTGTTAATCAATAA
- a CDS encoding ribose ABC transporter permease encodes MSTEATKPRFGQALVIQYLQQIGILAGFIVLILAFAILSPYFLTLDNLLAIALQSAINAVIALGMTFVIATGGIDLSVGSIVALAGVIMADLMRSGVGVPVSMLAGTVIGVGCGTVNGLLITKAKLPPFIVTLGMMSFIRGSALIYTSGQPIYGVPAAFRFLGSGYIGAIPVPVIIAAVAAGLAYFLLRKTRFGEYTLAIGGNEEATRLSGVNVGFYKTLVYSFCGLMCTLGTIILVARLNAAEPIAGFNYELDAIAATVMGGTSLAGGQANILGTMVGALIMGALRNGLNLLNVQAFYQQLAIGAVIILAVLVDRFRK; translated from the coding sequence GTGAGCACGGAGGCTACAAAACCCCGGTTCGGTCAGGCGCTGGTCATACAGTACTTGCAGCAGATCGGCATCCTGGCAGGCTTCATTGTCCTCATCCTTGCTTTTGCTATTTTGTCGCCTTACTTTCTGACCCTTGACAATCTGCTTGCAATAGCGCTGCAGTCGGCAATAAACGCCGTTATCGCCCTCGGGATGACCTTCGTAATAGCCACGGGCGGGATAGACCTATCCGTGGGCTCGATTGTGGCTCTGGCAGGCGTCATCATGGCCGACCTGATGAGGAGCGGCGTCGGGGTCCCCGTTAGCATGCTGGCTGGCACAGTGATCGGGGTGGGGTGCGGCACAGTAAACGGCCTCCTTATAACCAAGGCAAAGCTTCCCCCCTTCATTGTGACGCTTGGCATGATGAGCTTCATTCGCGGATCGGCCTTGATATATACGTCTGGCCAGCCCATATATGGGGTGCCCGCGGCCTTTAGGTTCCTAGGCAGCGGTTATATCGGCGCAATCCCCGTACCCGTAATTATTGCAGCAGTTGCAGCGGGCCTTGCCTATTTCCTCCTCAGGAAGACGAGGTTTGGGGAATATACCCTGGCTATAGGAGGCAATGAAGAGGCTACGCGATTGTCAGGGGTGAATGTCGGGTTTTACAAGACGCTGGTGTATTCATTTTGCGGCCTGATGTGCACCCTTGGTACTATAATCCTGGTCGCCCGGCTGAATGCAGCTGAACCGATAGCGGGCTTCAACTATGAATTAGATGCTATTGCAGCCACGGTCATGGGTGGCACAAGCCTCGCCGGTGGTCAGGCCAATATCCTGGGCACCATGGTGGGCGCCCTCATAATGGGTGCCCTGCGGAATGGGCTGAACCTGCTGAACGTCCAGGCCTTTTACCAGCAGCTTGCTATAGGCGCTGTGATAATTCTGGCGGTGCTGGTCGACAGGTTCCGCAAATAA
- a CDS encoding substrate-binding domain-containing protein, with the protein MLMRRLVAGCIAFLLVGAAALSVSRTAGSILAAPNQMTAEELEKALGPVPKPSKHYKIGAIEKTLINEHWQEMKKGYEDAAKKYGITVEVGAVDTEQDLMKQLNLAETFIAKGYDALAVSPLTASNLVPALEKATKKGIPILNVDDSRITEVPITAFVGADHRLMGVYAADYFGKHVKSGKVALIEGMAGSPASQQRVAGFTETIKNYPGLKLVASQPGNWDRVQAMNAAANIIRVHPDLKAIYACNDTMALGIVEAVVNAGKAGKIMVIGTDGVPDAIKSIREGRMTGTIAAFPYEMGRIATEVAIRVLEGQKVPPVIVSPMVLVTRDNLDKYFKK; encoded by the coding sequence ATGCTGATGAGAAGGTTGGTAGCTGGTTGTATTGCCTTTTTACTGGTGGGTGCAGCGGCACTCTCAGTTTCCCGGACGGCCGGTAGCATTCTTGCGGCCCCTAATCAGATGACCGCGGAGGAACTCGAGAAGGCCCTCGGCCCGGTGCCCAAGCCGTCAAAGCATTATAAGATAGGCGCCATCGAGAAAACCCTCATCAATGAGCACTGGCAGGAAATGAAGAAGGGCTATGAGGATGCGGCTAAAAAATATGGTATCACGGTTGAGGTCGGCGCGGTGGACACTGAGCAGGATCTTATGAAGCAGCTGAACCTCGCGGAGACCTTCATAGCAAAGGGATACGATGCCCTCGCGGTTTCGCCCCTGACGGCATCCAACCTCGTCCCGGCTCTGGAGAAGGCGACCAAGAAGGGTATTCCCATTCTGAATGTCGATGATTCCAGGATTACGGAGGTTCCGATCACGGCGTTTGTCGGCGCAGACCATCGCTTGATGGGCGTCTACGCGGCCGATTACTTTGGGAAGCACGTCAAGAGCGGCAAGGTAGCCCTGATCGAGGGCATGGCCGGGTCCCCCGCTAGCCAACAAAGGGTGGCCGGTTTTACGGAGACGATAAAGAATTACCCTGGGCTCAAGCTGGTCGCAAGCCAGCCGGGCAACTGGGACCGGGTTCAGGCTATGAACGCCGCGGCCAATATTATACGAGTTCACCCCGACCTGAAGGCGATCTATGCATGTAACGATACGATGGCGCTCGGCATCGTCGAGGCCGTTGTCAACGCCGGCAAGGCTGGCAAGATAATGGTCATAGGGACTGATGGTGTTCCCGACGCGATCAAGTCCATCCGCGAGGGCAGGATGACGGGAACCATCGCGGCATTCCCATATGAGATGGGAAGGATCGCTACAGAGGTCGCTATCAGGGTGCTCGAGGGCCAGAAGGTTCCCCCTGTGATAGTCTCGCCCATGGTGTTGGTGACCAGGGACAACTTGGATAAGTACTTCAAGAAATGA
- a CDS encoding glycyl radical protein: MPTLHNPGRIERRVQQLREQVCKISIERARLFTASYRETEGEPAIIRRAKAVAKVLREMKVMIYDDELITGNRSVWPRMGVLSPEMAVEWIEEELDSFPVRPQDPFEITEEEKRELREDILPYWRGKTLQDWIRREMPGHVMDASLTQAFKLNQTDKGQGHVLADKAKVIERGLLGIREEVAERLEMLGVRGTPGLEDAEDLEEASRRCFYEAALIVLDAACELGRRYRDEALRKASQERDERRNRELLELAKVLERVPNYPARTFWEALQSLWLTHIILQCESNASSISFGRIDQYLYPYYKHDIAAGLITQEDAQELLDCFWIKCNEIVAVRSRESAKHFAGFPINPCVTVGGQGEDGQDVTNELSFMCLQAIADVRMPQPNTAVRLHTRTPDELLVKAAEVIRLGIGIPHLYNDEVVIPALLNRGVTLSDARNYAIVGCVEISIPGKTYGLHDIALFNLVKVLEHTMKGMVPKGTVSTVSIGGPDGAPATFEEFEQAYERQTEYFVKCVADGCNTVDKAHAAVAPTPFLSCLVEDCVGKGRDITAGGAHYNFSGVQGIGIANVANSLAAIKKAVFEEKWVTWEELMGILDRNYDGAEELRLRLYNSVSKYGNDDEYVDRFAAKWARKYCLELEKYENSQGGRFQAGMYSVSSHAPLGQEVGATPDGRRAGEPLADGGISPVRGTDRRGPTAVLRSAARIDHVLSSNGSLLNLKFLPSTLEGPNGIAKFVTFLRAFVMLKVAQVQFNVISSQTLLDAQAHPENYRNLVVRVAGYSAYFIDLSKDIQDDIIMRTEQSL; encoded by the coding sequence ATGCCCACTCTTCATAACCCCGGCCGGATTGAGCGGCGGGTGCAGCAGCTGAGAGAGCAGGTATGCAAGATCTCGATAGAACGGGCGCGCCTTTTTACCGCCTCCTACCGGGAGACTGAGGGCGAGCCGGCGATCATCAGGCGCGCAAAGGCGGTCGCGAAGGTGCTTCGCGAGATGAAGGTCATGATATACGATGACGAGCTCATCACCGGGAATCGCTCCGTCTGGCCGCGGATGGGCGTCCTGTCGCCGGAGATGGCGGTCGAATGGATAGAGGAAGAGCTCGATTCATTCCCGGTGAGGCCGCAGGACCCATTCGAGATCACGGAAGAGGAGAAACGCGAGCTGCGCGAGGACATCCTGCCATACTGGAGGGGCAAGACGCTCCAGGACTGGATAAGACGGGAGATGCCTGGACATGTAATGGATGCTTCCCTCACACAGGCCTTCAAGCTAAATCAGACGGATAAGGGGCAGGGCCACGTGCTGGCAGACAAGGCAAAGGTGATCGAGCGCGGATTGTTGGGGATACGCGAGGAGGTTGCGGAGCGTCTCGAGATGCTTGGGGTGCGGGGGACGCCGGGGCTGGAGGACGCGGAGGACCTAGAGGAAGCGTCGAGACGCTGTTTCTACGAGGCCGCGCTCATAGTCCTCGATGCCGCCTGCGAACTCGGAAGGCGTTACAGGGATGAAGCGCTCCGCAAGGCGAGCCAGGAGAGGGATGAGCGGCGAAATAGGGAGCTTTTGGAGCTGGCGAAGGTGCTGGAACGGGTGCCCAACTATCCGGCGCGGACATTCTGGGAGGCTCTGCAGTCACTTTGGTTAACTCATATTATATTACAATGCGAATCGAATGCCAGCTCAATATCGTTTGGCCGGATCGATCAATATCTTTATCCATATTATAAGCATGATATCGCTGCAGGGCTTATCACGCAGGAGGATGCCCAGGAGCTCCTGGACTGCTTCTGGATCAAGTGCAACGAGATCGTGGCCGTAAGGAGCCGGGAGAGCGCGAAGCACTTTGCGGGCTTCCCCATAAATCCGTGCGTCACCGTGGGCGGACAGGGGGAAGACGGCCAGGACGTTACAAATGAGCTTTCATTCATGTGCCTGCAGGCGATTGCGGATGTGCGTATGCCCCAGCCCAATACCGCCGTGAGGTTGCATACGAGGACGCCCGATGAGCTCCTGGTAAAGGCGGCTGAGGTAATCAGGCTAGGGATAGGGATACCGCATTTGTATAACGATGAAGTTGTGATTCCAGCCTTGCTAAACAGGGGGGTGACGCTCAGCGATGCCCGCAACTACGCCATAGTCGGATGCGTTGAGATATCGATACCTGGCAAGACATACGGGCTCCATGATATAGCGCTATTTAACCTGGTCAAGGTCCTGGAGCATACAATGAAGGGCATGGTTCCAAAGGGCACGGTTTCAACGGTTTCAATTGGAGGGCCAGACGGAGCTCCAGCCACTTTTGAGGAATTTGAACAGGCCTACGAGCGACAGACCGAGTATTTTGTAAAGTGCGTCGCAGATGGGTGCAATACCGTCGATAAGGCTCACGCGGCTGTGGCGCCTACTCCGTTCTTGTCGTGCCTCGTTGAGGACTGCGTCGGCAAGGGCAGGGATATCACCGCCGGGGGCGCGCATTATAATTTCTCGGGCGTCCAGGGTATAGGGATAGCAAACGTCGCCAATTCCCTGGCGGCTATTAAAAAGGCGGTCTTTGAGGAGAAGTGGGTCACCTGGGAGGAGCTTATGGGGATTCTCGATAGGAATTACGACGGGGCGGAGGAGCTCCGGCTGAGGTTATACAACAGCGTCTCGAAATACGGCAATGATGACGAGTATGTTGACCGGTTCGCCGCGAAGTGGGCTCGCAAGTACTGTCTTGAGCTGGAGAAGTATGAGAATTCCCAGGGCGGCAGATTCCAGGCGGGCATGTACAGCGTCTCGTCGCACGCCCCCCTCGGCCAGGAGGTCGGGGCGACACCTGACGGCCGGCGGGCTGGCGAGCCGCTTGCGGACGGGGGGATCTCACCCGTCAGGGGCACGGACAGGAGGGGGCCGACCGCTGTGCTCCGCTCGGCGGCCAGGATCGATCACGTGTTATCCTCAAACGGGTCGCTCCTCAATCTCAAATTCCTCCCGTCCACGCTGGAGGGGCCGAACGGCATAGCGAAATTTGTCACATTCCTCCGGGCCTTTGTTATGCTGAAGGTGGCCCAGGTGCAGTTCAATGTGATATCCTCTCAGACCCTGCTGGATGCCCAGGCCCACCCCGAGAATTACAGGAATCTCGTTGTTCGCGTGGCCGGATACAGTGCTTATTTCATCGATCTGAGCAAGGATATCCAGGATGACATCATAATGCGGACGGAGCAGTCGCTCTGA
- a CDS encoding carbohydrate kinase: MRGDDEKAMYLLGIDIGTTNWKVTLYDENGGAVAAFSSPTVVHSDSAGRVVYNPDEIWATVTAGIRQVLSQVKYPQDVRAIGVASMGEAGVLIDRRGQCLYPAMAWYDPRTAPQLEWWVRTFGRYEVYEITGLPPQHIASINKIMWLRDNEPEAYTRADKWLCLADFVTYRLCGECAMDYSLASRTMVFDLRRREWSLEMLEHAGVEASLLPPLRLSGTPLGHITRQAQEETGLSPGTIVVVGGYDHLCGALAGNAFTSSSMLDSGGTSEVLLSVVDAGSVNIGNALCDAQFAFGVHVVKDAYYIAGILPASGGVIEWLKDQLAHEELERARETGASIYQVMADEASSSPPGARGVFMLPHLKGRVSPYCGEKSRAAFVGLSFYHDRRDLFRAALEGLCYELRFNLDAMKELALIRPPQKMQAIGGAVRNKLWMQMKADMTGAVIEVPDVEEATTLGAALLAGIGSGIYRDEQDAIQRTYKIREVFHPNPEMTRKYDLYFRRVYKPLATSLDGVNADIADIFDV, encoded by the coding sequence GTGCGGGGTGACGACGAAAAGGCCATGTATCTCCTTGGGATTGATATAGGCACTACAAATTGGAAAGTAACGTTATACGATGAGAACGGGGGGGCTGTGGCGGCGTTCTCCAGCCCGACCGTGGTTCATAGTGATAGCGCAGGGCGGGTGGTCTATAACCCGGACGAGATCTGGGCTACTGTAACTGCGGGTATCCGGCAGGTGCTGAGCCAGGTGAAATATCCCCAGGACGTCAGGGCTATAGGCGTGGCAAGCATGGGCGAGGCCGGGGTTCTCATCGATAGGCGCGGGCAGTGTCTTTACCCTGCCATGGCCTGGTATGATCCGCGGACCGCACCCCAGCTCGAATGGTGGGTTAGGACCTTCGGGCGCTACGAAGTCTATGAGATTACAGGCCTGCCGCCGCAGCACATAGCAAGCATCAACAAGATCATGTGGCTCCGTGATAACGAGCCCGAGGCTTACACCCGCGCGGATAAATGGCTGTGCCTTGCGGATTTCGTCACATATAGACTGTGTGGCGAGTGCGCCATGGACTACTCGCTGGCCTCGCGGACCATGGTATTTGATTTGCGGCGCCGCGAGTGGTCTCTCGAGATGCTCGAGCACGCGGGGGTAGAGGCCAGTCTATTGCCCCCGCTTCGTTTGAGCGGGACGCCGCTCGGCCATATCACCAGGCAGGCTCAGGAAGAAACGGGCCTGTCCCCTGGCACCATCGTCGTGGTTGGCGGTTATGATCATCTCTGCGGCGCCTTGGCAGGGAACGCCTTTACGAGCAGCTCCATGCTGGATTCGGGTGGCACCTCCGAGGTCCTGCTGAGCGTCGTTGATGCCGGTTCTGTGAACATAGGGAACGCCCTCTGCGATGCGCAATTCGCCTTTGGCGTTCATGTGGTGAAGGATGCCTATTATATAGCAGGTATATTGCCAGCGTCCGGAGGTGTTATCGAGTGGCTGAAGGACCAGTTGGCGCATGAAGAGCTCGAGCGTGCAAGGGAGACTGGCGCAAGCATATACCAGGTCATGGCTGATGAGGCATCTTCGAGCCCGCCCGGCGCGCGAGGGGTTTTCATGTTGCCTCACCTGAAGGGACGCGTTTCCCCGTACTGCGGAGAGAAATCGAGGGCTGCATTTGTGGGCCTATCATTCTACCACGACCGGCGCGATCTATTCCGGGCCGCTTTGGAGGGCCTCTGCTATGAGCTCCGGTTTAATCTCGATGCCATGAAGGAGCTCGCGCTGATCAGACCGCCCCAAAAGATGCAGGCGATCGGGGGGGCGGTCCGAAATAAGTTATGGATGCAGATGAAAGCGGACATGACAGGCGCCGTGATCGAGGTGCCTGATGTGGAAGAGGCTACAACGCTGGGCGCTGCGTTGCTCGCCGGGATAGGGAGCGGCATTTACCGAGATGAGCAGGATGCGATCCAGCGTACATATAAAATAAGGGAAGTATTCCACCCGAATCCTGAGATGACCAGGAAGTATGATCTTTATTTCCGCCGCGTCTATAAACCGCTGGCAACCTCTCTGGATGGGGTGAATGCGGATATTGCTGATATCTTCGATGTCTAG